A single Sutterella megalosphaeroides DNA region contains:
- a CDS encoding PepSY domain-containing protein — translation MSKKSVFAALLATCTLGAAGLSYAATNAAPAPVAAPAAPAVSMSAAVAEAEKAYNAKSFRSTLRTNNEYGLVWDVRMQRDDGAYVRAFVDANSGKTVAFEESTIRNGGFGHHMGEGRMHNGGHGGMGMKSGCSMMGSGMNMGNHH, via the coding sequence ATGTCGAAGAAGTCCGTTTTCGCTGCTCTCCTTGCCACCTGCACGCTCGGCGCTGCCGGCCTCTCCTACGCCGCCACGAACGCCGCCCCGGCTCCTGTTGCCGCTCCCGCTGCTCCCGCCGTTTCGATGAGCGCTGCGGTTGCCGAGGCCGAAAAGGCGTACAACGCCAAGTCCTTCCGCTCGACCCTTCGCACGAACAACGAATACGGTCTCGTCTGGGACGTTCGCATGCAGCGCGATGACGGCGCCTACGTGCGCGCCTTCGTCGACGCCAACTCCGGGAAGACGGTCGCTTTCGAAGAATCCACGATCCGCAACGGAGGTTTCGGTCACCACATGGGTGAGGGCCGCATGCACAACGGCGGTCACGGCGGCATGGGCATGAAGTCGGGTTGCTCCATGATGGGCTCGGGCATGAACATGGGCAACCATCACTGA
- a CDS encoding PepSY domain-containing protein, which produces MSKKSVFAALLAACTLGAAGLSYAATNAAPAPVAAPAAPAVSMSAAVAEAEKAYNAKSFRSTLRTSNEYGLVWDVRMQRDDGAYVRAFVDANSGKTVAFEESTIRNGGFGHHMGEGRMHNGGHGGMGMKSGCSMMGSGMGSGMNMGNHH; this is translated from the coding sequence ATGTCGAAGAAGTCCGTTTTTGCCGCTCTCCTTGCCGCCTGCACGCTCGGCGCTGCCGGCCTCTCCTACGCCGCCACGAACGCCGCCCCGGCTCCCGTTGCCGCTCCCGCTGCTCCCGCCGTTTCGATGAGCGCTGCGGTCGCCGAGGCCGAAAAGGCGTACAACGCCAAGTCCTTCCGCTCGACCCTTCGCACGAGCAACGAATACGGTCTCGTCTGGGACGTTCGCATGCAGCGCGATGACGGTGCCTACGTGCGCGCCTTTGTCGACGCCAACTCCGGGAAGACGGTCGCTTTCGAAGAATCCACGATCCGCAACGGCGGTTTCGGTCACCACATGGGTGAGGGCCGCATGCACAACGGCGGTCACGGCGGCATGGGCATGAAGTCGGGTTGCTCCATGATGGGCTCGGGTATGGGCTCGGGCATGAACATGGGCAACCATCACTGA
- a CDS encoding PepSY domain-containing protein, with amino-acid sequence MLKKTTLAALLAAGTMSVAAVAFAATEAQEPATPAPAEATQSVNPSVAMSTAVATAEKTYEAKSFRANLRQTAQYGLVWDVRLMRDDGTRVRAYVDAQTGKAVAANVIGIQKNAQPMPNPQCPMGGPGMGMGPNPDCPMMGNGPRHHRGHGFHHWW; translated from the coding sequence ATGTTGAAGAAGACCACCCTCGCCGCGCTCCTTGCCGCCGGCACGATGTCCGTTGCCGCCGTGGCCTTTGCCGCCACTGAAGCTCAGGAACCCGCCACGCCCGCTCCCGCCGAAGCGACTCAGTCCGTCAATCCCTCGGTGGCGATGAGCACCGCCGTGGCTACGGCCGAAAAGACCTACGAAGCGAAGAGCTTCCGCGCCAACCTCCGTCAGACCGCGCAGTACGGCCTCGTCTGGGACGTTCGCCTCATGCGTGACGACGGCACCCGCGTTCGCGCCTACGTCGACGCGCAGACGGGCAAGGCCGTTGCCGCCAACGTCATCGGCATTCAGAAGAATGCTCAGCCGATGCCGAATCCCCAGTGCCCGATGGGCGGCCCCGGCATGGGCATGGGTCCCAATCCCGACTGCCCGATGATGGGTAACGGCCCGCGTCACCACCGTGGCCACGGTTTCCACCACTGGTGGTAA
- a CDS encoding PepSY domain-containing protein, whose protein sequence is MLKKTAFAALIAAGTMSVAAVAFAAAETPAPAPVASTAVTAATPAVSMGDALLSAEKAYNAKSVRANLRQTAEYGLVWDVRLVRDDGTRVRAYVDARTGNAVAANEIGIRRGAPQTMPNPGCPMGGPGMGPGMGMGPNPNCPMMGNGPRHHRGYGFHHNW, encoded by the coding sequence ATGTTGAAGAAGACCGCCTTTGCCGCTCTCATCGCCGCGGGCACGATGTCCGTCGCCGCCGTCGCTTTTGCCGCCGCCGAAACCCCGGCGCCCGCGCCCGTTGCCTCCACCGCCGTCACGGCTGCGACGCCCGCCGTCTCGATGGGCGACGCCCTCCTCTCGGCCGAAAAGGCCTACAACGCGAAGAGCGTTCGCGCGAACCTCCGTCAGACCGCCGAGTACGGCCTCGTCTGGGACGTTCGCCTCGTGCGCGACGACGGCACCCGCGTGCGCGCCTACGTCGACGCCCGAACGGGGAACGCCGTCGCCGCCAACGAAATCGGCATCCGCCGCGGCGCGCCTCAGACGATGCCGAACCCCGGATGCCCGATGGGCGGTCCAGGCATGGGTCCCGGTATGGGGATGGGTCCCAACCCCAACTGCCCGATGATGGGTAACGGTCCGCGTCACCATCGCGGTTACGGCTTCCACCACAATTGGTAA
- the hslO gene encoding Hsp33 family molecular chaperone HslO, translating to MDALQKLLFVRANARGETVTLRDELSRALAHRPLPLAVRRLAGEVTVAALLTAAALETDGSVLLQIAGDGPVKLVVVEVRRDLSFRVCVEMKPDAGEVDANAGMTELVNASENGRCALILDPESRPADRQPYQGIVPLEGKTFAEALETYFRTSEQVETRILLAADDASAGGVMLQKMPATGGTLPENYDPEAWDRLSMFASTVKSEELLTLDPTTINTRLFWEEEPRVTREATPVFRCSCSNERVENSIRGLGEADALRLVKEKGAIEVTCNFCGEVRRYDEVDVRALFANANRDAKA from the coding sequence ATGGATGCCCTTCAGAAACTCCTCTTTGTCCGTGCGAACGCGCGCGGCGAAACGGTGACCCTTCGCGACGAACTCTCTCGCGCGCTCGCTCACCGTCCGCTTCCTCTGGCCGTTCGACGCCTTGCGGGCGAAGTGACGGTTGCCGCGCTCCTTACCGCCGCCGCTCTCGAAACGGACGGGTCGGTACTTTTGCAGATCGCGGGCGACGGTCCCGTGAAGCTTGTCGTCGTCGAAGTGCGACGCGACCTCTCCTTCCGCGTGTGCGTCGAAATGAAGCCCGACGCGGGCGAGGTCGATGCCAACGCCGGCATGACCGAACTCGTCAACGCTTCCGAGAACGGTCGCTGCGCCCTCATTCTCGATCCGGAATCGCGTCCCGCGGACCGCCAGCCCTACCAGGGCATCGTCCCCCTCGAAGGGAAGACCTTCGCCGAAGCACTTGAGACCTACTTCCGTACGTCCGAACAGGTCGAAACGCGCATTCTGCTTGCCGCGGACGACGCGTCCGCAGGCGGCGTCATGCTGCAGAAGATGCCCGCCACGGGCGGGACGCTTCCCGAAAACTACGACCCGGAAGCCTGGGACCGTCTCTCGATGTTCGCCTCGACCGTGAAGAGCGAAGAGCTCCTCACGCTCGACCCGACCACCATCAACACGCGCCTCTTCTGGGAAGAAGAACCCCGCGTCACGCGCGAAGCGACGCCCGTTTTCCGTTGCTCCTGCTCGAACGAACGCGTCGAAAACTCGATCCGCGGTCTCGGCGAAGCCGACGCCCTTCGACTCGTGAAGGAAAAGGGCGCGATCGAAGTGACGTGCAACTTCTGCGGCGAAGTGCGTCGCTACGACGAAGTGGACGTGCGCGCGCTTTTTGCGAACGCGAACCGGGACGCAAAGGCGTAA
- a CDS encoding PHP domain-containing protein, with product MLVDLHMHSNRSDGALPPRALVELAHRNGVTLMSLTDHDTMEGVGEARTVARELGIDFISGVEISSRWGGRGIHVVGLGLDETREDVTAFFDSVALRRDRRGREMNACFEKLGIRGAYEGALALAGNKSILSRTHFALWLLNEGWVKNYQDAFDKYLRPGAPCSVDVDWPTVEESVRFIREKGGLAVLAHPGRYHFSSDWMVEELLKHFKAVGGEAIEVCSGSQARSDDVRFSALAQSMGFLASTGSDWHSDRSSRPKPGEQPQLPEGVVPVWTRFGF from the coding sequence ATGCTTGTTGACCTTCACATGCACTCCAACCGATCGGACGGCGCCCTGCCGCCCCGAGCGCTTGTCGAACTCGCGCACCGCAACGGCGTGACGCTCATGAGCCTTACGGACCACGACACGATGGAGGGCGTGGGGGAGGCGAGGACCGTTGCCCGGGAGCTCGGGATCGACTTCATCTCGGGCGTCGAGATTTCGTCCCGCTGGGGCGGCCGCGGCATCCACGTGGTGGGCCTGGGGCTTGACGAAACCCGCGAAGACGTGACGGCCTTTTTCGATTCCGTCGCCCTGCGACGCGACCGACGCGGTCGGGAAATGAACGCGTGCTTTGAAAAGCTCGGTATTCGCGGCGCCTACGAGGGGGCGCTCGCTCTGGCCGGAAACAAGTCGATCCTCTCGCGCACGCACTTCGCGCTCTGGCTTCTCAACGAAGGCTGGGTGAAGAATTACCAGGACGCCTTCGACAAGTACCTGCGGCCGGGCGCTCCCTGCTCGGTCGACGTCGACTGGCCGACCGTCGAAGAGTCGGTGCGCTTCATTCGGGAAAAAGGGGGCTTGGCCGTACTCGCGCACCCGGGGCGCTACCACTTCTCGAGCGACTGGATGGTCGAGGAGCTCCTCAAGCACTTCAAGGCCGTAGGGGGCGAAGCGATCGAAGTCTGCTCGGGATCGCAGGCCCGCTCGGACGACGTGCGCTTTTCGGCGCTCGCCCAATCGATGGGCTTTTTGGCGAGTACGGGCTCGGACTGGCACAGCGACCGGTCGAGCCGCCCGAAGCCGGGCGAGCAGCCGCAGCTCCCCGAGGGTGTCGTTCCGGTGTGGACGCGCTTCGGGTTCTGA
- a CDS encoding site-2 protease family protein, with protein sequence MSSFASAVQTVCVYAIPLIFAITLHEAAHGWAAARLGDRTALYLGRVTANPVPHIDPVGTIAVPGALLLLSALTGGGGLLFGWAKPVPINTRNFRRPLRDMMLTAAAGPAANALQMVFWLFLLKGLVGLGIYEKFVVSVCTAGISTNLMLMAFNLIPIPPLDGGRILRGLLPGRSGYWLDRAEPYGFVILVVLMMSGALSYFIAPFLWAGQAIVNAVL encoded by the coding sequence ATGAGTTCTTTTGCGAGCGCCGTGCAGACCGTTTGCGTCTATGCGATCCCGCTCATTTTTGCGATCACGCTTCACGAAGCGGCTCACGGGTGGGCCGCGGCCCGTCTCGGGGACCGTACGGCCCTCTATCTCGGGCGCGTGACGGCGAATCCCGTTCCTCATATCGACCCCGTCGGTACGATCGCCGTGCCGGGGGCGCTGCTGCTGCTCTCCGCCTTGACGGGCGGAGGCGGCCTTCTCTTCGGTTGGGCGAAGCCCGTCCCGATCAACACCCGCAACTTCCGTCGGCCGCTGCGCGACATGATGCTCACGGCCGCCGCGGGTCCCGCGGCGAACGCCCTGCAGATGGTCTTCTGGCTCTTTTTGCTCAAGGGCCTTGTCGGTCTCGGCATCTACGAAAAGTTCGTCGTGAGCGTTTGCACGGCGGGCATTTCGACGAACCTCATGCTGATGGCCTTCAACCTGATTCCGATTCCGCCTTTGGACGGGGGCCGCATTCTGCGCGGGCTCCTTCCGGGGCGCAGCGGCTACTGGCTCGATCGCGCCGAGCCCTACGGCTTCGTGATTCTCGTCGTTTTGATGATGAGCGGCGCGCTTTCCTACTTCATCGCCCCCTTCCTCTGGGCGGGGCAGGCGATCGTCAACGCCGTGCTTTAA
- a CDS encoding class I SAM-dependent methyltransferase, with translation MDETSACTCNCSALPSAWVMRFLSILPRGARILDVAAGEGRHTSLFLLEGFNVTAVDVDVSNLEPLVGTPGLTLECRDLEAEPWPYGKEAFDGIVVTNYLHREHFPHYWESLAPGGIFLMETFLRSNEYIWGRPKNPAHGFENGELLRLMPEGARIIAYEEGMASDNRLVARIAFAKPGRVEPYGYPLRAR, from the coding sequence ATGGACGAAACTTCGGCTTGCACCTGCAACTGCAGCGCGCTTCCCAGCGCCTGGGTGATGCGGTTTCTCTCGATTCTGCCCCGCGGCGCCCGCATCCTCGACGTCGCGGCGGGCGAAGGGCGCCATACGTCGCTCTTTTTGCTCGAAGGTTTCAACGTGACGGCGGTCGACGTCGACGTCTCGAACCTGGAGCCGCTCGTCGGCACCCCGGGGCTGACGCTTGAGTGCCGCGACCTCGAAGCCGAACCCTGGCCCTACGGGAAGGAAGCCTTCGACGGGATCGTCGTCACGAATTACCTCCACCGCGAACATTTCCCCCACTACTGGGAAAGCCTCGCGCCGGGCGGCATCTTCCTCATGGAAACGTTCCTGCGCTCGAACGAATACATCTGGGGGCGCCCGAAGAATCCCGCGCACGGCTTTGAGAACGGGGAACTTCTGCGACTCATGCCCGAGGGCGCCCGCATCATCGCGTACGAAGAGGGGATGGCGTCCGACAACCGGCTCGTCGCGCGCATCGCGTTTGCGAAGCCCGGTCGCGTCGAACCCTACGGGTACCCGCTTCGCGCCCGTTAA
- the bamC gene encoding outer membrane protein assembly factor BamC codes for MTKHVLRLAAISPALIALSGCSYFGIDQYFNQDKVQYESSNTRQNLEVPPDMAPIPQDDRFQVPSRPSVVSMNAEAAREAAANADKTVTPSSIVATTVTAKVMREGGERWLRVNAPADQLWAVVQDFWPSVGLTIMKQDPKTGYMETVWAENKAKLPQDIIRGTLGKVLDFAYSTGERDQYRCRLERTPDGSTDIFITHRSMVEVVSGAQNETTLWQPGPTDTTMEAEMLQRLALRIDAEFNPDAAEPLKAEDIRKDLIQVPAEAKSNIVKSADGAVEAVELKEPYDRAWRTVGLVIDRMGFELVDRDRVAGYFMVRYLDPKYEAAKKSEQGFFTNLFGSDKAVDAPNYRIHLADEGATTRITVQAGDGNADTTGVAPNILTLLAEQLR; via the coding sequence ATGACCAAGCACGTGCTTCGTCTCGCGGCGATCTCGCCCGCGCTCATCGCGCTTTCGGGCTGCTCCTACTTCGGTATCGACCAGTACTTCAACCAGGACAAGGTTCAGTACGAATCGTCGAACACCCGACAGAACCTCGAAGTTCCGCCCGACATGGCGCCGATTCCGCAGGACGACCGTTTCCAGGTTCCCTCGCGTCCCTCCGTCGTGAGCATGAACGCCGAAGCCGCCCGCGAAGCGGCCGCCAACGCCGACAAGACCGTGACGCCTTCCTCGATCGTTGCCACGACCGTCACCGCCAAGGTGATGCGCGAAGGGGGCGAACGGTGGTTGCGCGTGAACGCGCCCGCCGATCAGCTCTGGGCCGTCGTTCAGGACTTCTGGCCGTCCGTGGGTCTCACGATCATGAAGCAGGACCCGAAGACGGGCTACATGGAAACCGTTTGGGCCGAAAACAAGGCGAAGCTCCCGCAGGACATCATCCGCGGCACGCTCGGCAAGGTGCTCGACTTCGCGTACTCGACGGGCGAGCGCGACCAGTACCGCTGCCGCCTCGAACGCACGCCCGACGGCTCGACCGACATCTTCATCACGCACCGCTCGATGGTTGAAGTGGTGAGCGGCGCACAGAACGAAACGACGCTCTGGCAGCCCGGTCCTACCGACACGACGATGGAAGCTGAAATGCTCCAGCGCCTCGCGCTTCGCATCGACGCCGAATTCAACCCGGATGCCGCCGAGCCCCTCAAGGCCGAAGACATCCGGAAGGACCTCATCCAGGTGCCCGCCGAAGCGAAGAGCAACATCGTGAAGTCGGCCGACGGCGCCGTCGAAGCGGTCGAGCTCAAGGAACCCTACGACCGCGCCTGGCGTACGGTCGGCCTCGTGATCGACCGCATGGGCTTTGAGCTCGTCGACCGCGACCGCGTGGCGGGCTACTTCATGGTGCGCTACCTCGACCCGAAGTACGAAGCGGCGAAGAAGAGCGAACAGGGCTTCTTCACGAACCTCTTCGGTTCCGACAAGGCGGTCGACGCCCCGAACTACCGCATCCACCTCGCGGACGAAGGCGCGACGACGCGCATCACCGTCCAGGCGGGCGACGGCAACGCCGACACCACGGGCGTGGCGCCCAACATCCTCACGCTCCTGGCCGAACAGCTCCGCTGA
- a CDS encoding DUF805 domain-containing protein: MSVATADVLTFSLRGRAARSAYVAGVFLALASGAAAGTMFAAGTELPASTLATALTAFSALFGLAAAGLLVSSVVRRLHDISYGGFAALVLLVPLVNVVCLVLLALWPGKRGSNRFGPDPRASIEEGAQAYDERSATARTSSEVVDLHETPDASSSVETTPETVAGPSPDAVPLLTTDSPTAMDDTSRTARPSRSSRSNAGSNTRSGARTAAKPIAKSHPNAKSGSKSALKPKAQPKPKASETAEPVEAVEVVDEAEARCERVWEAARASIVDENLSVRLQVKVRSVDKLRKLLDKGRITPEHFKRWKIRIMEL, from the coding sequence GTGTCCGTCGCCACCGCCGATGTACTGACCTTTTCCCTCCGGGGTCGCGCCGCGCGTTCCGCCTACGTCGCGGGCGTTTTTCTCGCGCTCGCCTCGGGGGCAGCCGCGGGAACGATGTTTGCGGCGGGCACCGAGCTTCCCGCGTCGACGCTCGCGACGGCGCTCACGGCCTTCTCGGCTCTCTTCGGGCTTGCGGCCGCGGGACTGCTGGTTTCGAGCGTCGTACGGCGCCTGCACGACATTTCCTACGGGGGCTTTGCGGCGCTCGTGCTGCTCGTGCCGCTTGTGAACGTCGTGTGTCTCGTTCTTCTCGCACTTTGGCCGGGAAAGCGCGGATCGAACCGCTTCGGCCCAGACCCCCGCGCCTCGATCGAAGAGGGGGCGCAAGCGTACGATGAACGGAGCGCCACCGCACGGACCTCGTCCGAAGTCGTCGACCTTCACGAAACACCCGACGCCTCCTCGAGCGTTGAAACCACCCCGGAAACCGTTGCGGGCCCGTCGCCCGATGCGGTTCCTCTTCTTACCACTGACAGCCCGACCGCCATGGATGACACTTCCCGCACTGCCCGTCCGTCCCGTTCTTCCCGTTCGAACGCGGGCTCGAACACCCGTTCGGGCGCGCGTACGGCAGCCAAACCGATCGCGAAGTCGCACCCGAATGCGAAGTCCGGTTCGAAATCCGCTCTGAAGCCGAAGGCGCAGCCGAAGCCGAAAGCGTCCGAGACTGCGGAGCCCGTCGAAGCCGTCGAGGTTGTCGACGAAGCCGAAGCCCGGTGCGAACGCGTCTGGGAAGCGGCTCGCGCTTCGATCGTCGACGAAAACCTTTCCGTTCGCCTTCAGGTGAAGGTGCGCAGCGTCGACAAACTCCGAAAGCTCCTCGACAAAGGCCGCATCACGCCCGAGCACTTCAAGCGCTGGAAGATACGGATCATGGAGCTCTGA
- a CDS encoding DUF805 domain-containing protein: MKPLEALGRLALAVYYPQVRTGRAVFAAELALWAAAGLSVWGLLDPIADAEWISDAMLVRIAQVVAVLAGFWNAALFPICARRLHDLGLSGSWALLNAVPGGTIALLVLGLAVPGRRAGRVWPERVGFAVADEFADGRLGRLYNTRN, translated from the coding sequence GTGAAGCCCCTCGAAGCTCTCGGCCGACTGGCCCTTGCCGTTTATTACCCGCAGGTGCGTACGGGCCGTGCGGTCTTTGCGGCCGAGCTCGCGCTATGGGCCGCGGCGGGGCTCTCGGTCTGGGGGCTTCTCGACCCGATTGCGGACGCCGAGTGGATCAGCGATGCGATGCTCGTGCGGATCGCACAGGTCGTCGCGGTGCTTGCGGGCTTTTGGAATGCGGCGCTTTTTCCGATTTGCGCGCGACGGCTGCACGACCTCGGACTCTCGGGCTCGTGGGCGCTTTTGAATGCCGTGCCGGGCGGCACGATCGCGCTTCTCGTCCTCGGTCTTGCGGTGCCCGGACGCCGCGCGGGGCGCGTCTGGCCCGAACGCGTCGGATTCGCGGTCGCGGACGAGTTTGCGGACGGCCGCCTCGGGCGCCTATACAATACCCGCAACTGA
- a CDS encoding FKBP-type peptidyl-prolyl cis-trans isomerase, protein MSLAVQNDRLVTLQVTMADMTGKVLEETGPEGIVYLHGHGDIFPKIEKALEGRFEGEGFTIHLEPEEAFGEYDSEAIRLVPLERLGDPEAIVPGLLFDEVPGEGPDGRTWRVTDVADSVAILEANHPLAGIGLQFAIKVVKVEEPEGDAVGTDDVVVPGFLGVVDKLVDEDEEDDTPYENVEGAGGALSAYDDGSSMAKLAKPPRIVR, encoded by the coding sequence ATGAGCCTTGCGGTTCAGAACGACCGTCTCGTGACGCTTCAGGTCACGATGGCCGATATGACGGGAAAGGTCCTTGAGGAAACCGGCCCCGAGGGGATCGTCTACCTCCACGGGCACGGCGACATTTTCCCCAAGATCGAAAAGGCCCTCGAAGGGCGTTTCGAAGGCGAAGGATTCACGATCCATCTCGAGCCCGAAGAGGCGTTCGGGGAGTACGACTCGGAGGCGATTCGTCTGGTGCCGCTCGAGCGCTTGGGCGATCCCGAAGCGATCGTTCCGGGGCTCCTTTTCGACGAAGTGCCGGGAGAAGGCCCCGACGGGCGCACCTGGCGCGTGACCGACGTGGCCGACTCGGTGGCGATTCTCGAAGCGAACCATCCGCTCGCGGGGATCGGTCTTCAGTTCGCGATCAAGGTCGTGAAGGTCGAAGAGCCCGAGGGCGACGCCGTCGGTACGGACGACGTGGTCGTGCCGGGGTTCCTCGGCGTCGTCGACAAGCTCGTCGACGAAGACGAAGAAGACGACACCCCCTACGAAAACGTCGAAGGGGCGGGCGGCGCGCTTTCCGCATACGACGACGGCTCCTCGATGGCCAAACTCGCGAAACCTCCGCGCATCGTGCGCTGA
- the gluQRS gene encoding tRNA glutamyl-Q(34) synthetase GluQRS has translation MTDITPLPYRGRFAPSPTGLLHRGSLAAALASWLDARAHAGTWLVRIEDIDPPRDIPGADRAILSALEGFGLVSDEPVLWQHDRYDAYEEALARLVASGFVYGCACSRKDVKEADERLGIPYPVYPGTCRTGTNGRAVRALRFRVPDRDVAFDDRWYGHYAQNVEKAVGDFVVKRADGLWAYQLAVVTDDIASGVTDVVRGADLLDNTPRQIVLTEALGARTPRYMHLPLVLNDRGEKLSKQQGATPVDVTNPLGELERAARHLGLPAIGADSAEAFLRAALPLWAERIASLPVKVESGRH, from the coding sequence ATGACCGACATCACCCCGCTTCCTTACCGCGGACGCTTTGCGCCCTCCCCCACGGGTCTTTTGCACCGCGGCAGTCTTGCGGCGGCCCTCGCGAGTTGGCTCGACGCTCGGGCGCACGCGGGCACGTGGCTCGTTCGCATCGAAGACATCGATCCACCGCGCGACATTCCGGGGGCGGACCGGGCGATTCTCTCCGCCTTGGAGGGTTTCGGTCTGGTTTCGGACGAACCCGTTCTCTGGCAGCACGACCGCTACGACGCGTACGAAGAAGCGCTCGCGCGGCTCGTCGCCTCGGGGTTCGTGTACGGGTGCGCGTGCTCGCGCAAGGACGTGAAAGAAGCGGACGAGCGCCTCGGCATCCCCTACCCCGTCTATCCCGGGACCTGTCGCACGGGAACGAACGGGCGCGCGGTTCGGGCGCTTCGCTTTCGGGTGCCCGATCGCGACGTGGCGTTCGACGACCGTTGGTACGGGCACTACGCGCAGAACGTTGAAAAAGCCGTGGGCGACTTCGTCGTGAAGCGCGCCGACGGCCTTTGGGCCTATCAGCTCGCCGTGGTGACGGACGACATCGCCTCGGGCGTGACGGACGTCGTGCGCGGGGCGGACCTTCTCGACAACACACCGCGGCAAATCGTTCTCACGGAAGCGCTCGGCGCTCGGACGCCCCGCTACATGCACCTGCCGCTCGTTTTGAACGACCGCGGAGAAAAACTTTCGAAGCAGCAGGGCGCCACGCCCGTCGACGTGACGAACCCCTTGGGCGAACTCGAACGTGCGGCGCGCCACCTGGGGCTTCCGGCAATCGGGGCCGACTCGGCGGAAGCGTTTCTCAGAGCGGCCCTTCCCCTCTGGGCGGAGCGGATTGCGAGCCTTCCCGTCAAGGTCGAAAGCGGACGACATTAA
- a CDS encoding multidrug effflux MFS transporter — protein MSRAIGAGRTTETAESTRPTEGTPQAFGRSKNPPPRLKDAFFLAFLSSLGPFAAGAYLPSFRMIAEELEGSMLAVQQSLTIYLVAFAVSCLFAGTISDAFGRRLVIIGGTLLFAAASVGAMFSGSLEALWFWRGVQGVCASVGPVVTQAVVRDRWEGADAAKLLSLMAVLFALSPALSPVVGGWLAVHAGWRMIFLFLAVFNLGICLSAALGLKESLPPEKRRAFSPGAVLGPYGQALRHKAFMAGVVGHGFCFLGAIVYTAGSADFVLNIIGMQPDEFAWYMFPIIAATMTGAWLSPRLAARTSPKKLVLGAAVVMATAGLATAWIERETALPYPWILSTPIIYSFCMSLVRPVMNVMNLDYFPQARGTAASIQQFCQTMAFASSSALLVPLILGWVSGYSLVAAGAGLCVLGLWAIVFAERRRLGFKDERF, from the coding sequence ATGAGCAGAGCAATCGGTGCGGGAAGGACGACGGAGACGGCGGAAAGCACGCGGCCGACCGAAGGGACGCCCCAGGCCTTCGGGCGCTCGAAGAACCCTCCGCCCCGATTGAAGGACGCGTTCTTTCTCGCCTTTCTCTCAAGTCTCGGCCCCTTTGCGGCGGGCGCCTACCTGCCGAGCTTTCGGATGATTGCCGAGGAGCTCGAGGGATCGATGCTCGCCGTGCAGCAGTCGCTCACGATCTACCTCGTCGCCTTTGCGGTGTCGTGCCTCTTTGCGGGCACGATTTCGGACGCCTTCGGGCGGCGCCTCGTCATCATCGGCGGAACGCTTCTTTTTGCGGCGGCCTCCGTCGGGGCGATGTTCTCGGGATCGCTCGAAGCCCTCTGGTTCTGGCGCGGCGTTCAGGGCGTGTGCGCCTCGGTCGGGCCCGTCGTCACGCAGGCGGTCGTGCGCGACCGTTGGGAGGGCGCGGACGCGGCGAAGCTCCTTTCGCTGATGGCGGTTCTCTTTGCGCTCTCCCCCGCGCTCTCCCCCGTCGTGGGCGGATGGCTCGCGGTCCACGCGGGTTGGCGCATGATTTTCCTTTTCCTTGCGGTCTTCAATCTCGGTATTTGCCTTTCGGCCGCGCTTGGTCTCAAGGAGTCGCTCCCGCCCGAAAAGCGCCGCGCCTTTTCGCCCGGGGCGGTGCTCGGTCCCTACGGACAAGCGCTCCGGCACAAGGCCTTCATGGCGGGCGTCGTCGGGCACGGCTTTTGCTTTCTCGGCGCCATCGTCTATACGGCGGGCTCGGCCGACTTCGTTCTCAACATCATCGGGATGCAGCCCGACGAGTTCGCCTGGTACATGTTCCCGATCATTGCGGCGACGATGACGGGTGCCTGGCTGAGTCCGCGTTTGGCGGCGCGCACGAGCCCCAAAAAGCTCGTCCTCGGCGCTGCGGTCGTGATGGCGACGGCGGGTCTGGCAACGGCCTGGATCGAGCGCGAAACGGCGCTTCCCTATCCCTGGATTTTGTCGACGCCGATCATCTACAGCTTCTGCATGTCGCTCGTTCGTCCGGTCATGAACGTGATGAACCTCGACTACTTCCCGCAGGCGCGCGGCACGGCCGCGTCGATCCAGCAGTTCTGCCAGACGATGGCGTTTGCTTCGTCGTCGGCACTCCTCGTTCCCCTCATTCTCGGGTGGGTGTCGGGCTACAGCCTCGTCGCGGCGGGCGCGGGCCTCTGCGTTCTGGGGCTCTGGGCGATCGTCTTTGCCGAACGCCGGCGCCTCGGCTTCAAGGACGAGCGCTTCTGA